A window from Methanobacterium formicicum DSM 3637 encodes these proteins:
- a CDS encoding MFS transporter, translating to MFNSLRTRILAVIFAGAILIAIDGSTVYPMLEAIQDTFAVNKSTVTWILNIEVIFIMLGTPLFAKLSDRYGRKPIYLTSAILFLLGTITVSFSQSFEILLIGRALQGLGAVLSVLAVTIIGDYFDETRGTILGAFGVVISLTYALGPAIAGFFVDINWHYVFMINIPVALAVVLLGYFLLPAGKPLQKHRSFDWKGMSLLAISISTLSLLVYSFKGNWLTEIAYDEMILFPLLIISLALFWWVERKTDEPILPIGLLKQRDILIGSLVALLGFLFMAGTYYYSTFARHAFNLSYSDAAYLVLPHTIAAMVATIIVGKLLDKLGAKPIMVAGGAIAVFGMLLMSYSPTPFIFALAAVIFAIGNAGILGQALYYLFLDETDKSKRASGQALLSICLNVGALLGGVIISKFLDFSASAAGVDSFRDMYFFLALSYVLLTILAICLRGRLFSNKKPAKG from the coding sequence ATGTTTAATAGTCTTAGAACAAGAATATTGGCAGTTATTTTTGCAGGGGCCATACTTATTGCCATAGATGGATCCACAGTATACCCTATGTTAGAAGCAATACAGGACACTTTTGCAGTTAACAAGAGCACAGTAACCTGGATTCTCAATATTGAAGTGATATTTATAATGTTGGGAACTCCTTTGTTTGCCAAGTTATCCGACAGATATGGTAGAAAACCAATATACCTCACAAGTGCCATATTATTCTTATTAGGAACCATAACTGTCTCATTTTCCCAGTCATTTGAAATTTTACTTATTGGAAGGGCATTACAGGGTTTGGGGGCTGTGTTATCAGTACTTGCGGTTACCATTATTGGAGACTACTTTGATGAAACACGTGGTACAATACTGGGTGCTTTTGGAGTTGTGATATCCTTAACATATGCTCTGGGTCCTGCAATAGCAGGTTTTTTCGTAGATATTAACTGGCACTACGTGTTTATGATCAACATACCAGTAGCCCTGGCAGTGGTTTTGTTGGGTTACTTCCTTCTCCCTGCAGGTAAACCACTGCAAAAACACAGAAGTTTCGACTGGAAGGGTATGAGCCTACTAGCCATCAGCATCAGCACATTATCTCTTTTAGTATACAGTTTTAAAGGAAACTGGCTCACTGAAATTGCATATGATGAAATGATTTTATTCCCTCTCCTGATCATATCACTGGCACTATTCTGGTGGGTTGAACGAAAAACAGACGAACCTATTCTACCTATTGGTCTTCTGAAACAGAGAGACATTCTCATAGGAAGTTTAGTTGCTCTTTTAGGTTTCCTGTTCATGGCTGGAACCTACTATTACTCCACGTTTGCCCGGCATGCTTTCAATCTTAGTTATTCAGATGCAGCTTACTTAGTGCTGCCACATACCATTGCTGCCATGGTGGCAACCATAATTGTGGGTAAACTCCTTGATAAACTGGGAGCCAAACCAATTATGGTAGCCGGAGGAGCCATAGCCGTTTTTGGAATGCTACTCATGAGTTACTCTCCCACTCCATTCATTTTTGCCCTGGCTGCAGTGATTTTTGCCATAGGCAACGCAGGTATACTGGGTCAGGCCCTTTACTACCTGTTCCTAGATGAAACTGACAAATCAAAAAGAGCATCAGGCCAAGCCTTGTTAAGTATATGTTTAAATGTAGGGGCACTTTTGGGAGGAGTAATAATAAGTAAATTCCTGGATTTCAGTGCCTCTGCTGCAGGAGTTGATTCTTTCAGAGATATGTACTTCTTCCTGGCCCTATCCTACGTACTGTTAACCATTCTAGCCATATGTCTTAGGGGCAGACTTTTCTCAAATAAGAAACCAGCTAAAGGATAA
- a CDS encoding UPF0254 family protein, with the protein MTITIATAECFTHGIIAREIHAAIQGYHGEFGPKSLNLKWLKDRRGELILLCGMFIPTLSAVKSVLKVNPPQPQKLINGIKVYQEEDDLEVAVLMARAVKEITGADIGIGTTAGIGRGGISIVTDKLTVKTTSDVSADLCSSNSNQLLARQKSGIKKTFMLLESVLRHYEIEKNFKSD; encoded by the coding sequence ATGACAATAACAATTGCCACTGCCGAATGCTTCACCCATGGAATCATTGCCCGAGAAATACATGCAGCTATACAGGGGTATCATGGTGAATTCGGTCCTAAATCACTTAACCTGAAATGGTTAAAAGATCGCCGTGGCGAATTGATCCTCCTTTGCGGGATGTTCATCCCCACATTATCTGCAGTTAAATCAGTCTTAAAGGTTAACCCTCCTCAACCACAAAAACTGATAAACGGTATAAAAGTTTACCAGGAGGAAGATGACCTGGAAGTGGCGGTGCTGATGGCTAGAGCAGTTAAAGAAATAACTGGGGCAGATATTGGGATAGGAACCACAGCAGGAATTGGTAGGGGAGGTATTTCTATTGTAACTGATAAATTAACAGTTAAAACTACTTCAGATGTATCTGCTGATCTTTGTTCTTCTAACTCCAATCAGCTCCTAGCAAGGCAGAAATCAGGGATAAAAAAAACATTTATGCTTTTAGAAAGTGTCCTGCGACATTATGAAATAGAAAAAAATTTTAAGTCTGATTAA
- the cbiQ gene encoding cobalt ECF transporter T component CbiQ, whose amino-acid sequence MNGVGSVRELEKETDKDSPLHSMDGRVKLILLIFIIVYAVFSTQIMVMLFLEIYLLILIYISNVSFKTSLTRILLLLPFGGFIILFQPFIHPGNVIWSGAFGIHITDGGLMWAALLMSRLIVALTSIVLLSSISPMQEVVESFRKLGMPREFAMILSLMIRFLFMFYDELHRITHAQKARCFDAFNKKLPYKWRMKQMGYTVAMMFLRAYEQGETIYLSMASRGFSDKSKLYHDRKKKIGSGDYAFIASTLGLVACLQILAMSFFYQWGFLGMNIV is encoded by the coding sequence ATGAATGGAGTAGGCTCAGTAAGAGAGCTTGAAAAAGAAACAGATAAAGATAGTCCCCTTCATTCCATGGACGGAAGAGTTAAGTTAATCTTATTGATATTCATCATTGTTTATGCAGTATTTTCCACTCAGATAATGGTCATGTTGTTCCTGGAGATTTACCTTTTAATATTGATTTACATTTCCAATGTTTCATTCAAAACTTCTCTAACCCGAATTCTATTACTCCTACCATTCGGGGGGTTTATAATCCTGTTCCAACCATTCATACACCCCGGTAATGTGATCTGGTCCGGAGCCTTTGGAATACATATAACAGATGGAGGCCTGATGTGGGCAGCACTCTTAATGTCCAGGCTTATAGTAGCCCTCACATCCATTGTGCTTTTAAGTTCCATAAGCCCCATGCAGGAAGTTGTGGAATCCTTCCGGAAACTGGGTATGCCCAGGGAATTTGCCATGATATTAAGTCTCATGATCCGCTTCCTGTTTATGTTCTACGATGAACTGCACCGGATTACCCACGCCCAGAAAGCCAGATGCTTTGATGCATTCAATAAAAAACTTCCATATAAATGGAGAATGAAACAGATGGGTTATACCGTAGCCATGATGTTTCTTCGGGCCTATGAACAGGGAGAAACAATTTATCTGAGCATGGCCAGCCGGGGATTCTCGGATAAATCAAAACTATACCATGACCGAAAGAAGAAAATCGGATCAGGGGATTACGCCTTTATTGCCTCCACCTTGGGACTGGTAGCCTGTTTACAGATTTTAGCCATGTCCTTCTTTTACCAGTGGGGATTTTTAGGGATGAACATTGTCTAG
- a CDS encoding radical SAM protein, translating into MAIHKITYSEEFKRANLHNYGCNFNCNWCLYKLEGRSKPEKFLKLDEIKKVLCELDIERAHFVGGEITTYPQLSKLTDFTKNELGVYTKIGHSNGFKLPPESIDAISVSIKSFSEDFYQRFTGQSNKPVLENFRTIYERGVDVDASSVYIPGLVEADEISSIAEFIAKLDPEITYHITGYIPVPGVSWRLPTYDEILKGKSAAEEYLENVNLSWFPSPDEYVKMIQKNPEYQKITVA; encoded by the coding sequence ATGGCAATCCATAAAATAACCTATTCAGAGGAATTTAAAAGAGCAAATCTCCACAATTATGGGTGTAACTTCAACTGTAACTGGTGTTTGTATAAACTGGAAGGCAGATCAAAACCGGAAAAATTCCTAAAGCTTGATGAAATCAAAAAAGTACTATGTGAATTGGATATAGAACGTGCACATTTTGTAGGGGGAGAAATAACCACCTACCCTCAACTTTCCAAACTAACTGATTTTACAAAGAATGAACTGGGAGTTTATACCAAGATAGGTCACTCTAATGGTTTTAAACTACCTCCTGAGAGTATTGATGCTATTTCCGTGAGTATAAAAAGTTTTTCTGAGGATTTTTACCAGAGATTCACTGGCCAGTCCAATAAACCGGTCTTGGAAAATTTCAGAACTATTTATGAAAGGGGAGTTGATGTTGATGCCAGCAGTGTCTACATTCCAGGACTGGTGGAAGCGGATGAAATCTCAAGTATTGCAGAATTCATTGCAAAACTGGATCCTGAAATAACTTACCATATAACTGGTTACATCCCTGTACCTGGAGTTTCATGGCGTTTGCCAACTTATGACGAAATTCTCAAAGGAAAAAGTGCTGCAGAAGAATATTTAGAGAATGTTAATCTCTCCTGGTTCCCATCACCGGATGAATATGTTAAAATGATTCAGAAAAACCCTGAATATCAAAAAATTACTGTAGCTTAA
- a CDS encoding GNAT family N-acetyltransferase, protein MSYFEIKRLQEEHLAQYDVEKFLFKMIKAEYGYGFVPEYHQDIIDLEKYYLHPERNNFFLAIDPCTEKVIGTLGIRAYDKNFPLFKNIYNSQNTASIWRVFVEKSWRRKKVASTLVHSAEDFCQRNDYEKVYLHTHKTVEGSLDFWISSGYHVVSDTENHLKTVHMEKLIENKTNVKDANEVMVFQ, encoded by the coding sequence ATGAGCTACTTTGAAATAAAAAGGCTCCAAGAAGAGCATCTTGCCCAGTACGATGTTGAAAAATTCCTTTTTAAAATGATCAAAGCAGAATACGGTTATGGCTTTGTTCCAGAATACCACCAGGACATAATAGATCTGGAAAAATACTATCTCCATCCAGAAAGAAACAACTTTTTCCTGGCCATAGACCCCTGTACTGAAAAAGTTATAGGAACACTGGGTATTCGAGCTTACGATAAAAATTTCCCATTATTTAAAAACATTTACAATTCCCAGAATACTGCCAGCATATGGAGGGTTTTTGTGGAAAAATCCTGGCGCAGGAAGAAAGTCGCATCAACCTTAGTCCACAGTGCAGAAGATTTCTGTCAGAGAAATGATTATGAAAAAGTGTACCTCCACACCCATAAAACAGTTGAAGGTTCCCTAGATTTCTGGATTTCCAGTGGTTACCACGTAGTATCCGACACTGAAAATCATCTTAAAACTGTTCATATGGAGAAACTAATAGAGAATAAAACCAATGTAAAGGATGCTAACGAAGTAATGGTTTTCCAATGA
- a CDS encoding PDGLE domain-containing protein: MSTKDKYFVIGGLIVCLVIAFMSPFIASPDPDGLEKSAENIGVGETEPSIQSPFPDYTIEGLDKIGEIAALAIGIIVTLIIAYLVALLLRRRNPPETSP; encoded by the coding sequence ATGAGTACCAAAGATAAATACTTCGTTATTGGAGGGTTAATTGTTTGTCTGGTAATCGCATTTATGTCACCGTTTATAGCTTCACCAGATCCTGATGGTTTGGAAAAATCAGCAGAAAACATTGGTGTTGGTGAAACAGAACCTTCTATCCAATCACCTTTCCCTGATTATACAATAGAGGGTTTGGATAAAATTGGTGAAATAGCAGCTCTGGCTATAGGTATCATTGTAACGCTGATAATAGCCTACCTAGTAGCACTGTTGCTGCGAAGAAGGAACCCACCAGAAACATCTCCATAA
- a CDS encoding Nif3-like dinuclear metal center hexameric protein, which produces MLASELFQYIEEEVPFKLALKDDPVGFIGPGHPEKIEVENALVVLDLIPGIIPDTTDADLLVCHHPPLFTPTIPTYIIHSNWDIVQGGACDALAESLQLEVIDILESETGIGRICNTDRMGNSKRSGNSKRRGNSKKNSISTGYNLEEFLRNVSRSIPVDNINLVKGNKNTLKKVAIISGFGLNTHYIQLASEKGVDLLLSGDLTHPGSILARKLGITLVDATHQATEVPGLIRLCQLIGKLGIKTDYLDPGKPWEHINCQNLKV; this is translated from the coding sequence ATGTTAGCATCTGAACTTTTCCAATACATAGAGGAAGAAGTCCCTTTTAAATTAGCTTTAAAGGATGATCCAGTAGGATTCATTGGCCCGGGCCATCCGGAGAAAATCGAGGTGGAAAACGCATTAGTAGTTTTAGATCTTATTCCTGGAATAATCCCAGATACAACAGACGCAGATCTCTTAGTTTGTCACCATCCACCACTATTTACTCCAACCATTCCCACTTACATCATCCATTCCAACTGGGATATTGTCCAGGGCGGTGCTTGTGATGCCCTGGCTGAATCCCTCCAACTTGAAGTTATCGATATCCTGGAATCTGAGACCGGAATAGGTAGAATCTGTAATACTGATAGAATGGGTAATTCCAAAAGGAGTGGTAATTCCAAAAGGAGGGGTAATTCCAAAAAAAACAGCATTAGTACAGGATATAACTTGGAAGAGTTCCTCAGAAACGTTTCCAGGTCAATCCCAGTTGATAATATTAACCTGGTAAAGGGAAACAAAAACACCTTAAAAAAAGTAGCTATAATATCTGGATTCGGTTTGAATACTCACTATATACAATTGGCCAGTGAAAAAGGTGTTGATCTATTATTATCTGGTGATTTAACCCATCCTGGAAGTATTCTTGCCAGAAAACTGGGGATCACCCTGGTTGATGCCACTCATCAGGCAACAGAAGTTCCGGGTTTAATTCGACTCTGTCAATTAATTGGTAAACTAGGAATTAAAACAGATTATCTGGACCCGGGGAAGCCCTGGGAACATATCAATTGTCAGAATTTGAAGGTTTAA
- a CDS encoding ATP-binding cassette domain-containing protein, which produces MTRTIIQTENMCFTYPDGTSALHNINIAIEEGERVAIVGSNGAGKSTLFAHFNGINQPTSGLIKIDGKPAVYEKKELLQIRQKVGIVFQNPDDQLFAPTVVEDVAFGPMNLGLSEEEVDERVEEALEMVGMSGLEKKAPHHLSGGQKKRVAIAGILAMRPEIMVLDEPTTGLDPKGVEQIMEILYKLSHEDMSIIIASHDVEMVTQFADKIFVLHEGQIIGQGTPEEIFNNYETLKKAHLRPPKSAELLHMLKSNGVSCDVKLTVEEAYHEILHTIGAESFHNLLHLIKNQLHHRLLHELGEENYHKMLHILEEEQINHQNSITHQKFNNHE; this is translated from the coding sequence ATGACCAGAACAATTATTCAAACAGAAAACATGTGTTTCACCTATCCTGATGGCACCTCTGCCCTTCACAACATAAATATTGCAATTGAAGAAGGTGAAAGAGTAGCCATAGTTGGTTCCAATGGTGCTGGTAAATCCACCCTCTTTGCACACTTCAACGGTATAAATCAACCCACTTCTGGATTGATAAAAATTGATGGCAAACCCGCAGTTTATGAAAAAAAGGAACTGCTCCAGATCAGGCAGAAAGTAGGTATTGTCTTCCAGAACCCTGATGATCAACTGTTTGCACCCACAGTAGTAGAGGATGTGGCCTTTGGCCCTATGAACCTGGGACTTTCCGAGGAAGAAGTGGATGAAAGGGTGGAAGAAGCCCTTGAAATGGTGGGAATGAGTGGCTTGGAAAAAAAAGCACCACACCACCTCAGCGGGGGTCAAAAGAAAAGAGTGGCCATTGCCGGTATCCTGGCTATGCGCCCGGAGATCATGGTACTGGATGAACCCACCACTGGACTGGATCCCAAGGGTGTGGAACAGATCATGGAAATACTCTACAAGTTAAGCCATGAAGATATGAGTATAATCATTGCATCCCACGACGTGGAGATGGTCACCCAGTTTGCAGACAAAATCTTCGTACTTCACGAGGGTCAAATAATAGGTCAGGGTACTCCCGAGGAAATATTCAACAACTACGAAACCCTTAAAAAAGCACATTTAAGGCCCCCAAAATCTGCAGAACTTCTGCATATGCTTAAAAGTAATGGGGTGTCCTGTGATGTTAAATTAACAGTTGAAGAAGCGTATCATGAAATATTACATACCATTGGTGCAGAATCTTTCCATAATCTACTGCATTTAATTAAAAATCAACTTCATCACCGTCTTTTGCATGAATTAGGTGAGGAAAACTATCACAAAATGTTACACATTCTGGAAGAAGAACAGATAAATCATCAAAACTCCATAACTCATCAAAAATTCAATAATCATGAATAA
- the nikR gene encoding nickel-responsive transcriptional regulator NikR, producing the protein MVVERVGVSFEPELLEKFDKLLKVKGYTNRSEAIRDLVRKSIIEAHIESEDEDIVGTLTIIYDHDVGDVTNELQHFQHFHLGEIIATTHVHVEKHACLEVLVVKGKSKSIQKLTDHIKAIKGVKHGELVITKSTV; encoded by the coding sequence ATGGTTGTAGAAAGAGTGGGAGTATCTTTTGAACCAGAACTCCTGGAAAAATTTGATAAATTGCTTAAAGTCAAGGGTTACACCAATAGATCGGAAGCTATCCGTGACCTTGTCCGGAAATCAATAATAGAAGCCCATATTGAAAGTGAAGATGAAGACATCGTTGGAACCCTGACTATAATCTACGATCATGATGTGGGAGACGTTACCAATGAATTGCAACATTTTCAACATTTCCATTTAGGTGAGATCATAGCAACCACCCATGTTCACGTAGAAAAACATGCCTGTCTGGAAGTTTTGGTAGTTAAAGGAAAATCAAAAAGTATACAAAAATTAACAGACCACATAAAAGCCATTAAAGGAGTAAAGCACGGCGAACTGGTTATTACTAAATCAACAGTTTAA
- a CDS encoding nicotianamine synthase family protein, translating to MSCYKYWDKIKEIANSLKGYGDYTVDEMPLDEIIPLLDSVEEIAHDQEIDFDSAKHILDDEKMNEALQLIRKFYVGLGARLETDNAKSILKSDDPWKTLESFHFYQRYQGLLRNENQLVKFTPEQKVVFIGGGPLPLTLILLNKIFKARCVSVEVLPEVAKLSRKVIEKLGLESEIEVVLGDETSLRNIDYTVVMVAALAEPKERVFANVWEAVDTVTPVLYRTYTGMRAILYSPVTEKATRGFHKEVMILPTGKVNNTSVLIRKVV from the coding sequence ATGAGTTGTTATAAATACTGGGATAAAATTAAAGAAATTGCAAATTCCCTTAAAGGTTATGGGGATTATACCGTGGATGAAATGCCTCTGGATGAGATCATACCTCTCCTTGATTCTGTGGAAGAAATTGCCCATGATCAGGAGATTGATTTTGACTCAGCCAAACATATCCTAGATGATGAAAAGATGAATGAGGCACTTCAATTAATCAGAAAGTTCTATGTGGGGTTAGGGGCCAGACTGGAAACTGACAATGCTAAATCAATTTTAAAATCAGATGATCCCTGGAAAACACTGGAATCTTTCCATTTCTACCAGCGATACCAGGGTCTTTTAAGAAACGAAAACCAGCTGGTGAAATTCACCCCAGAACAGAAGGTGGTTTTCATTGGTGGAGGGCCACTCCCCCTGACATTGATCCTCCTAAATAAAATATTCAAAGCCCGGTGCGTGAGTGTGGAGGTATTGCCCGAGGTGGCTAAACTATCCCGCAAGGTTATTGAAAAATTAGGACTGGAATCTGAGATAGAAGTGGTGCTGGGTGATGAAACCAGTTTACGGAATATTGATTACACTGTGGTAATGGTGGCAGCCCTGGCCGAACCCAAGGAGAGGGTATTTGCCAATGTCTGGGAAGCAGTGGATACAGTAACTCCAGTCCTATACAGGACCTACACAGGTATGAGGGCTATTCTCTATTCTCCAGTTACCGAGAAGGCCACCCGTGGTTTCCACAAAGAAGTGATGATCCTTCCCACGGGTAAGGTTAACAACACCTCTGTGCTAATCCGAAAAGTTGTCTAA
- a CDS encoding MFS transporter, translated as MFDNLRTRILAVIFTGAILIAIDGSTISPILESIQKSFGVNESVITWIFNMEILFLLLATPIMAKLSDKYGRKNIYVLNAVLFLIGTLTVAFSQSFEMLLVGRALQGIGAVLSVLAITIIGDYFDETRGTILGAFGVIIALVYALGPAISGFLVSFGWHWVFIINIPVAALVVLLGYYLLPASKTTEKYSSFDWKGMTFLGVAIASIAYFIFNLSGEASANTQYYTLSIFILALIGFWWVERKALEPILPLGLLKRKDTLIASVVTLVGYLAMAGTYYFSTYASMAFNLSYSTAAYMILPMTIASLITTPVVGKLLDKTGAKPIMVVGGVLTAIGMLILSYSSNLYVFAFSLVLIGIGNASIVGNALYYIFLDETGKSERASGQALLNILLNTGSLLGGAILASALDFTASGAASFRHVYLYLAVTYVVLTVLSLGLKGRISGSKKTVEG; from the coding sequence GAGTTAATGAGAGTGTTATAACCTGGATATTCAACATGGAAATCCTGTTTTTACTACTGGCAACTCCGATAATGGCTAAACTATCCGACAAATATGGTCGAAAAAATATATATGTTTTAAACGCAGTTTTATTCTTAATTGGAACATTAACCGTGGCGTTTTCCCAGTCCTTTGAAATGTTACTTGTTGGAAGGGCATTGCAGGGTATAGGTGCAGTTTTATCAGTACTGGCCATCACAATAATTGGAGATTACTTTGATGAAACCCGTGGTACAATACTGGGTGCTTTTGGAGTTATAATAGCCCTGGTGTATGCTTTGGGGCCCGCTATATCTGGTTTCCTGGTGAGTTTTGGATGGCACTGGGTTTTCATAATAAACATACCCGTGGCAGCCCTGGTGGTTCTCCTGGGTTACTACCTTTTACCTGCAAGTAAAACCACCGAAAAATATTCTAGTTTCGACTGGAAGGGTATGACCTTCCTGGGAGTAGCCATTGCATCTATTGCTTACTTTATATTCAATCTCAGTGGAGAGGCATCAGCAAACACTCAGTATTATACACTGAGCATATTCATCCTGGCCCTTATTGGATTCTGGTGGGTGGAAAGAAAAGCCCTGGAACCAATTCTTCCCCTTGGTCTTTTAAAAAGAAAAGACACCCTGATTGCAAGTGTGGTAACCCTGGTGGGTTACCTGGCCATGGCTGGAACTTACTACTTCTCTACTTACGCATCCATGGCTTTCAACCTCAGTTATTCAACAGCGGCCTACATGATACTGCCCATGACCATTGCATCCCTCATAACCACACCAGTGGTGGGTAAACTCCTGGATAAAACCGGAGCCAAACCTATAATGGTGGTGGGTGGAGTCTTAACAGCAATTGGAATGCTGATCCTGAGCTACTCATCCAACCTTTACGTATTCGCATTTTCACTGGTACTCATAGGTATTGGGAATGCTTCCATAGTTGGTAACGCTCTTTACTACATTTTCCTGGATGAAACCGGAAAATCAGAAAGAGCATCAGGCCAGGCCCTTTTAAACATACTCCTGAACACCGGATCACTTTTAGGTGGGGCAATTTTAGCCTCGGCCCTGGACTTTACTGCTTCGGGTGCTGCTTCCTTCCGCCATGTTTACCTCTATCTGGCAGTGACCTACGTGGTCTTAACTGTTCTGTCACTGGGACTTAAAGGCAGAATTTCAGGAAGTAAAAAAACAGTTGAAGGATAA
- the cbiM gene encoding cobalt transporter CbiM — MHIPDGFIPLWQCAIYYVILIVALYFAQKWARENLDEKAVPLLAVLAAGIFAIMSMNMPIPFGTSGHMVGGALVAIVFCAPEAAIIVFTLVLLVQGLFFGDGGITALGANVLNMGIIGGFVGLYTFKGLRKPIGKYPAIFIASWLSIFLAAEAVAVEMWLAGTFPLVAGLASMGIYHAFIGIIEGVLTVVVIMALEKLRPDLLAWNRNKKIGEPKSETGEVAAK, encoded by the coding sequence ATGCATATACCAGATGGTTTTATTCCTTTGTGGCAATGTGCTATCTACTACGTTATACTTATAGTAGCATTGTACTTCGCCCAGAAATGGGCAAGGGAAAATCTTGATGAAAAAGCTGTTCCATTACTAGCAGTTTTAGCCGCCGGTATATTTGCCATAATGTCCATGAACATGCCCATACCATTTGGGACCAGTGGACACATGGTAGGCGGAGCTTTAGTAGCTATTGTATTCTGCGCCCCAGAGGCAGCAATTATTGTATTCACTCTTGTACTACTAGTACAGGGTCTGTTCTTTGGAGACGGAGGCATAACCGCGTTGGGTGCAAATGTACTTAACATGGGAATTATAGGCGGTTTTGTAGGACTTTACACCTTTAAAGGACTGAGAAAACCAATAGGAAAATATCCTGCAATATTCATTGCATCATGGTTATCTATCTTCCTGGCAGCCGAAGCAGTTGCTGTGGAAATGTGGCTGGCTGGAACTTTCCCATTAGTAGCTGGACTGGCATCCATGGGAATATACCACGCATTCATAGGTATTATTGAAGGTGTGTTAACTGTTGTAGTAATCATGGCTCTGGAAAAACTAAGACCTGATCTGCTTGCTTGGAACCGTAACAAAAAGATTGGTGAACCTAAATCCGAAACCGGTGAGGTGGCTGCCAAATGA